A window of Rosa rugosa chromosome 7, drRosRugo1.1, whole genome shotgun sequence genomic DNA:
CCTTCCTGTATATACATATGACTATAGAATATCGGTCTTACATCTCggttttcaacttttttttcctttttcttctgtAACTTGTATGCGATATGCCCTGGGCAAAAATAAAAAGGTGATGATATCGATGCGAGCAATCATCCCGCCATTGATAACTGTAATTCAGTTATGTTGAAATCTATTCTTTCCTTTTGAATATAAATTGTGGTTTTCTCATCTTGGTGTTTGGTTGTCACTCAATTTGTCACTCAGTTATATGGAGCCTTCAGAAGCTCATTTTGTGATGTCTGAGTATACAAAAGAAAGATGGCCCAACTCGGTCACAATATATCTTACATTCTTATATGAGCCTTAAAAAACTTCATTTTGCAACAAAATTGTGTTTTGTCTTATGCTTCAAATTTTGTCTGATTTTTGGGAAATTTTGCATTTTTAAATGTGTTTTTATGAGAGCATTTCTACCTATGGTATTCATTATTAAAacgtaaaaatatatatatatacatctacCGATAATAGCATCTCTCCCAACGAGTTGTCGTCTGCAAAATCATTCTATCCTCGCCAAATGTCATTCATTATAATACATAAGTCCGTTCTCAACTATAACCATCTTCTGCTCGTAAGTCATAATGCAATAGGAGGAAAGTTGAGTTTTCAGTTTATGTGAAACACTTTTACAACTAaaagttcctttttttttaatactacaGCTTTTTTGAAAAGTGGCAATTGCAGTGACTATCGAAGAATATAAGACATTAGTTTAGAAGCATGTTTGCACAACACTGGTTTCATCTCTTTTTCCTTTAGGGTAACTTCAACTttgcccaaaaagaaaaaggacatTCAAACTAGATATTAACACCCAAGTTGATAATTATAGGTTTAAACCaatgaaagggaaaaaaattgaATCTCACAATTTACagattcttctctctttttttctccttGAAATTCCTATCCTAAAGTGGGGGGCTCAGAAACATAGGCCTCATAACTTTTGAGGGATTAAAGGAACCCATTTGGCATGTGTAACACATAAAAAGTGTCCAGAGGACAAAAAAATGGCCTCCAAATTCACCGTCGCAGAGCAGACTCAAGCTAAACCTAGCAAGAACCTGAACACATCACTCAATGAAATGATGCCCTCTACACGCTTGCTTCCGGCCTCCACAATCACAAGTCTCCTCACACCTGAAAGCATTTCAAGCacaaaggagtttgaaaaaaTTGCGTCTAATAGGCTAATCAAAAGATAGGGGTCTTAAAATAGCAAAAGCCGATGAGAGACGGCAGTATACCTGGATTCGCCAACCGCTCCATCACTTTATGCAGAGGATCAGATCGCAAACACATCTGACATCTCTGACCACTGAAGAAGCCATAAGGAGAATTTGCATTTTGCCCAAGTTGCAAGGTCTACAAAATGCAGACAAGCACATTGAGTTCTCAGAGAAGTGAAATGCAGACACCTTCAATACTGTGCCTAAAGTTTACTATTACCAAGCACTTATATTCTCAAAGTTTGTGCAAGTGTGTGCACAGTTCTAATGATGCAAAAGTTTACCAACTTTTTGCAGCAATTAATGTTGTCTTTGGAATTGGTATTTAGACTCTTGTAAACTCTTCACTTATATAGCATCTCCCTAGTCCCTGGCAGTAGGTTGTGATATCTTTATGTTTAAACTAGAATTCCATCCTGAAATTCCATCATTTACAGAACCACATAAACCTAATTTGGTCATGCACTTTCAAGTATACTACTTTTTTATCCTACTGAAAAGGCTGATCACCACAATCCCACATGTAAAAGCCTCATCAGTCCTTTGTATTTAGCAATTACCTGATGGATAGTCAATTGATCAAGGCGAATCTGTGCATAAGCTTTGTCTCTTGCCAAAGCAGTAATATCACTGTGGAGGATAATATATATGGCACATCCCACAATTAGTCAAGGAACAAAGTAACTACATGTACATAAGACTTGGTCAAGAAAGTAAATGAAAACATCAAATCACCTTCGTGAATAAATATCCAGCAACGAATCATTGTCATCCACTATGGGTATTGAACTAACTTCAGCTGCAAAAGGAATATGCAATAGTATTAGCCAAGTAGAACCAAGACTGGTTGTAGATAAAAACATGTGTCTAATTCTAGAATCGAAGTGTAATAAAAACCGTAATCAAGATGTACATTTCATAAAATTCCATCTACCTAATAGCATAAAGTATCACAACCTCAACAGGATGTGATTTCCCTAATTTCCAGTAGCACATTCCCAAACAGAACCTAATAACGTAACAGGCTAATGACCAGGACTGGCCGCCAGATAAGGAGGGAGGAGGGACGGGAAGAACAGAAACTACTTTAGTAGCCATGAAAGATTTAGAATAACAATTCAAGATAACAAATCTGCGATAAGATAGAAGAcatatagagagagaaaaaccttGTACCAACAAAGACAGGGCATCAGCAAGAGATGAATTTGGTCTCAACATAGCCAGCAGCCTTCCATTTGACTCCCCAATATTTGGAACCCATGTACCTATAGGGAATTCTGAAATAGGATGTTGGAGTATTGGCAAGGAGGTTAAAGAATGTCTGAAATGCCTGCATATGCCTGAAAATTATATCACAGGTTAGTAATTAATATTCATATATCCTTGACTAAAGTAATGGAGAAAAGCTTACATTTTAATATTCCCGAAAGGGAGGCAAGATGCAATAGCTGTGGAAATGAACCATCCTCTGAGGAAGTATGAAGAATTGGAACTGTGGCCACCTTGTTTTGCAGAATTCTGACAGCAACTTCTTTGAGAGAATCATAAGGCCCGGCCTAGATGCAAAGCACTACATATATGAGTTTTGAAACAAAGATCTCCAGGTTTCACAATTCAGCACCAATCAGAAAGGACAATGCAGATTCTAACTACCCTCCAGGGCCTTAATACATATGTATTGCACATATCAAAATCTGAGACTTGTCAAAAGAAGTATTTGCTCCACATATGAATCCAGACAAAATAAAGTACAACATTTCCAGTTTTTTCAAAAGATAGACAGCATATAGCaataagtttttcttttttcgatggcataaataaaaaaatgattcAATTGCAGGGGATAGCAGTTTATTTTAAAATATGACCTCGAGAAGCACTTACAGAGATCAAATGTGGTGGATAGCATCTCCCATTTCCATCAAGTTGTCTGTTCAAATTTAATTTTCCCTCTTTCCATGCTGCTATAGTATGAGTCTCCAGCTCTTCCCCCGTCAAATTTGACCCATGATTCCCAAGCTATAGGTGCACAAATTATAAACATTTTTCACGGTAAGGAGACTTAAGAAGAGTGGTTTATGTGGTAAAGGAAATGTGTAACTGAGAAAAGGTAAGGTACATGGAAAGGTGGCATTAGTTTTCTGACTCTTCTTTAACTtttaattttcatataatttgacTCTAGCAAGATTTGGGAAAGGAGAGAATAGATCCCTTGTTAGGTTAGTCGTTGGTGGTGCCAGGCAGATGATAGATGAATTTATGAAGGTTCAATAAAGAAAGTTTCACAACAAAGCAATTGTCATTTGGGTTTGCAACAGAGAAAGTGGCATATCCTCAACTTCAAACATAGATGAGGCTCAGAAGCATCTTAGTTACTCTGGAGACCAACCCACGATGCCCGTTTCATATATGATTACATATACATGTATTTACAATTTTTCTTGAATTCATCTAATACTGGCATAAGTATATATTTGCAATTAAAAAGGAATGGCAGaaatttaattaaaacacaCCTCTCTCAATATTAAGATGAAATCCAATGCGCTAAGAACTCCTACAAATTGTCCCTTTTCAAAATCCCAGAGAGGAGCCACAGGTACTCCCTGAAGATAAATGAAATTAGAAACCAAAAACTATAGTACAAGCCACAATCCTTTAAACAGCACAGAAATCCAAGAAAATTTTgtgaaaagaagaagacaatTAAATTAGGACAGCTGGGGACTTGGAGTTCTGTCCTGTCTTTTGTGGTTTTGTGTGGGAGCACTGTAAGTTGTGCATAAGACACTCACCTGTTCATGTAGGATATGGAATGCTTCTTTCACAGGTAAATTGACATCCAAGGCAATGACCTGCAGTTAAGACAAGTGAAATAAAAATGATAATTACTTTATTAAAGTGGTCAAATCGTAATACAGGACCACAAACAGAGCCTAAAGAAGGGTAAAGCTTTCAAACCTTGCCTGACTCAGGAAGCAACTCATAAGCAGTATGTGTGGATAGAAATACTGATATACGCTGCCGAGAGACCTCCAATTCAGCCGCTGAGATCCTTGGAGCTACTTCCTGCAAGATACCAACTAACAGCATGACCTACTCTGTTTGCAAAACAATAGTGAAGAAAGTACAAAGATAAATATCAACAATAGCATCAGAAGTTCTCTGTAATTACCTATCAGTCTTTTATCCTATCAAAGCATTTTATCTGTCTTGTAAGAGGTTAACATTTTGGATCCTTCAATGTGAGATCTAAGTATTGTGATGATGCTTCTAAAATCTTAAATCACCATTTTGGCATTCTATCCTTGTCCAAAGGTCCAATCAGACACTGAACTTAACTCATACTACCTCTTGCATAGTGTACCGTTTCTCAAGAAAGTTGATCTATAATAACTTTCTATAGAACAAACAGAGGTAACTACTGtacttttaaaaaaataaaaatataaggaTCTATAAAAAATGAAGTCATTTAATTAGATACGGCCTTCTCTTCATGGTTGTTCCTTAATTATTTGGTGAAATTGGAGAGCCTACCACATATCCGAGTTTTATCAAGATAGTCAACATTGCCAATCTCTCTACAATAATCCATTTCTATGAACTAAAGAATATCATTATGAGAGACTTCCATCAGAGAATAGGGCACATAACCTATTAATCTATTTGGAAGGATTCATGTCCTATTTACACATCTTTGACAAAATTCTATCAAGTAATCTTtctatttgtgtgtgtgtggatgAGTGATGGTGATGGAAACATCCACTATAGTGGTGACAGCATTGGTTACCCAATAAAAAAGGAAGTAAGAAACAGGACAGTTCATAGGTCCTTGACGTACACGCAAACAGAAACTTACCATACGCGTAAAGACTTCGTTATCTACATCCATATTGGATCTGTCAGAAGTCTCGGGACTGAAACTAGTAGGAACTGTATCTGGCTCCCCAGTTAGAAAGACGGTATTCACTATTCCACAATTCCCAGTGACAAAAGGCAGTTGCTCGTTATGTCGCCATTCTCCGTCAACCAAGAACTTGTACTGAAACAAACAACAGATCCCAATATCAGCAcaagacttcttcataaaaTATCACGCGCTAGTAAAGAGACAGTGTCTTATTCCACTTCAGCGAATTTAAAGACCAGATCATGAGCACACAAATAAACAGTGTTGGAACATGAATCCGGCATCCTGTTTCGTAATGACATTCATAGCAAAGCCAATCATTACAGTACTACTAGCCTAAGACAGTAAGAACAGTGTTTGTCCTAGTAATAACAGCTTCAATTAATTAGCATATACAAAACCTGGTGATATCCAGGCGTTAAGTTCCAAACAACTTGAAACGCAGTTGGGCACCCCTCCATTGGAGACATAGGTATATGTTCTAACCACCTGTAAGGTTCAGCAAATCCGATATCACATACTAAATCATACATTCAACTCTGACATGAAAAGGGAAACAAAACAACATGAACAAACAGTGAAATTTTgagtcaaaaacaaaaaccattgCAATCCCACACCTTGTAAAAGAGCCACTGAGAAACACCCTT
This region includes:
- the LOC133721780 gene encoding sucrose nonfermenting 4-like protein; amino-acid sequence: MFGSGHGTAYQSSGLQGPILIPTRFVWPYGGRRVFLSGSFTRWLEHIPMSPMEGCPTAFQVVWNLTPGYHQYKFLVDGEWRHNEQLPFVTGNCGIVNTVFLTGEPDTVPTSFSPETSDRSNMDVDNEVFTRMEVAPRISAAELEVSRQRISVFLSTHTAYELLPESGKVIALDVNLPVKEAFHILHEQGVPVAPLWDFEKGQFVGVLSALDFILILRELGNHGSNLTGEELETHTIAAWKEGKLNLNRQLDGNGRCYPPHLISAGPYDSLKEVAVRILQNKVATVPILHTSSEDGSFPQLLHLASLSGILKCICRHFRHSLTSLPILQHPISEFPIGTWVPNIGESNGRLLAMLRPNSSLADALSLLVQAEVSSIPIVDDNDSLLDIYSRSDITALARDKAYAQIRLDQLTIHQTLQLGQNANSPYGFFSGQRCQMCLRSDPLHKVMERLANPGVRRLVIVEAGSKRVEGIISLSDVFRFLLGLA